CATCCCGTAAGCCCTGGCAAGTCGCCGGGCTGACAGTCGCCGGGCTGACCCGTGGCGCATCCGCCATTGCCTGGCGTTGCGCGGCGGGATATCTGTGTTCGCGACGCCCGGGCGCAGGTGTGGCGGCCATCGGGGACGGGATGGATTTCGGGCAAGGGGGCATGGGCATGGGTGTTTTGTCGCGCACGGCATGGGTTTTTCTTTTTTTCGCCATCTGTCTGGCGGGCGGGGGCGTCCCCGAAAGGCTCGACGCCGCAGACGCCACGCCGGTCATCGGCTGGCGCGTGGCCGGGCGGCATCCCCATGATCCGGACGCCTTCACCCAGGGGCTGTGCCTGCGCAGCGGCGGGCGGTTCTACGAGAGCACGGGTCGCTACGGGAGCTCCAGCCTGCGTGTGGTCGATCCGGCCACGGGCCGGGTGCGTGTGCGCCGCAACCTGCCCGCCGCCTATTTCGGCGAGGGGCTGGAGGAGTACGGTGGACGGCTGTACCAGCTGACCTGGCGGGAAAATACGGTGTTCGTCTTCGACGCCGCCACCCTGGACGCCCTCGGGCAAAAGCCGCTGGCCACCGAGGGCTGGGGCATCTGCCATGACGGAACCTCGTTCGTCGTAAGCGACGGTACCTCGGTCCTGCGGCGCTACGACCAGGACACCTTCGCCCCCGGAGGGCGCATCCGGGTGGCCGACCAGGGCGTCCCCGTGGAGGCCCTCAACGAATTGGAATGTGTCGACGGCCGCATCCTGGCCAACGTGTGGCAGACGGACCTCGTGGCGGTCATCGATCCCGGCGACGGCCGGGTCGTGGCCTGGCTGGATCTTTCGGGCCTGCGGGCGCTGATGCCGCCGCTTCCCCCGGAAGCCGTGGCCAACGGCCTGGCCCGCGATCCGGATACCGGCCGGTTGTGGGTCACGGGGAAACTGTGGCCGAACATGTTTGAACTGGAGCTGGCCCCGCTGCCCCAGGTCGGGGGAAAGGAAGCGCCATGAAAGCCCGCTGCAAGGTCTGCCGCTATTGGCAGGGCCCGATCACCGCCAACGAGCGGTATTGTCCGCCCGAGGACGTCCTGGCCCATGAATGGGGCTTCTGCCGCCGCTACGCCCCGCGCCCGGCCGTGGAGGCCATGGAGAACGCCCGGGGCAAGTCGTTCGTCGCCGTGTGGCCCGAGACCCGGGCCACGG
Above is a genomic segment from Desulfolutivibrio sulfodismutans DSM 3696 containing:
- a CDS encoding glutaminyl-peptide cyclotransferase, with the translated sequence MGVLSRTAWVFLFFAICLAGGGVPERLDAADATPVIGWRVAGRHPHDPDAFTQGLCLRSGGRFYESTGRYGSSSLRVVDPATGRVRVRRNLPAAYFGEGLEEYGGRLYQLTWRENTVFVFDAATLDALGQKPLATEGWGICHDGTSFVVSDGTSVLRRYDQDTFAPGGRIRVADQGVPVEALNELECVDGRILANVWQTDLVAVIDPGDGRVVAWLDLSGLRALMPPLPPEAVANGLARDPDTGRLWVTGKLWPNMFELELAPLPQVGGKEAP